GCTCCAACCGCTAACGCGAAGGCATGACGTGGCCGGTCGAGTAAAGAGCCTATCCATTTGAGCGGCGAAACAAACCATGGCGACGACCAATCACCCACCGTGTCCGCGCCTACCACACGTCGCCCCAGACGCTCGATCACCGTGGTGACAAAAGAAAGTTCCAAACTACCTTGCTCCCAGTTGGTATGAGCATCCTCGCTCCGCAAGCAATCCTTATCCACGCTAACGTATACCCACTCGCTGGAAATCACGGCGAGAATCGCGTTGATCACCCCGCCGCCAGGCAAGGTTCGCATCGTGCCATCGGACAGCCGAACATTCACATCTCGCGTTGGTAGTAGCACGATCCGACCGTCATGAAAACTTTCCATGTCACCGTGGGCAAAATTTTTTCCATCTATATCGCTGCTTTCCAGTCCGACGATAACAATACGTTCAACCTGAGGTAACCGCGCCGCCGAATAAATCCAGGTACCGCAGTGATAACGGTGCGGTGGGCGCGTCCAATCTGGGTGATTGTCAAACAGCAGCAACGTCAACGGCCTCAGCTGCGCCTGTAAAAGCAAAAAAGTGAAATGATGGTAGTCGCCAGAGCCGAGAAAGGAAAAGAAGGGTGGCTCGCCAAGAAACGCTTCCCGACGAATGGCCTCGAAACGACGCGGGCTGGTCCATAGCCGCGCCGCGTGGCGGTGGCGTCGTAGATCGACCCGA
This is a stretch of genomic DNA from Gammaproteobacteria bacterium. It encodes these proteins:
- a CDS encoding conserved hypothetical protein (Evidence 4 : Unknown function but conserved in other organisms), encoding MGGYRIFDFDGSVSSQMELMAHLGKRRHRVDLRRHRHAARLWTSPRRFEAIRREAFLGEPPFFSFLGSGDYHHFTFLLLQAQLRPLTLLLFDNHPDWTRPPHRYHCGTWIYSAARLPQVERIVIVGLESSDIDGKNFAHGDMESFHDGRIVLLPTRDVNVRLSDGTMRTLPGGGVINAILAVISSEWVYVSVDKDCLRSEDAHTNWEQGSLELSFVTTVIERLGRRVVGADTVGDWSSPWFVSPLKWIGSLLDRPRHAFALAVGAKTLARNQHANLRLLEAFDGCL